A region of the Neomicrococcus lactis genome:
AGGGGCCTTTGGACTCTAACAAGTCCACCTCCGGCAAGGACAGGGCCGGCACGCTTTCGTCACCGCAATCCCCGAACCCCGAAACCGAACTGGAACAGATTGCCACATAACCCCAGCAATCCACGGTGGGGACGGTGCCGGTAACACCGGAACCCGCCTCGCAGTCCGCAATGTATATACCCAGCGCGGACCTCTTGGCCAACGCTGCGAACATCCCAGGAGCTAGAAATCATGACCGACCCCCTTCCGTCCCCCTTGAAGCATGCGGGACGCCGCACCTTCCTGCGAGTCGCTGCCCTGGCCGCCGCCGCACTGCCCTTGGCCGCATGCTCCGGTGGCGAGGACTCCCTGGCCAAGCAGGCGCGGGAGGGAAACAACAAGAACTACATAGCCGGCGATGGCTCGGTGGAGGAATACGGTCCGGAATCCCGCACCGCACCGGTCAAGATCAGCGCGGTGGCCTACGACGGAACCACCATTGATTCGGCCACCTGGGTGGGCCAGGCAACGGTGCTGAACTTCTGGTACGCGGCATGTGCACCGTGCCGCATTGAGGCCCCGCACTTGGTGGAACTCAGCAGCGAATATGAGGGCAAGGTCGAGTTCATTGGCATCAATGTGCGCGACGAAAAGGAGGCCGCCGAGGCGTTCGAGCGCACCTTCGGCATCACCTACCCCTCGGTGCAGGACACCCAGGGCGCGATCCAGCTGGCCATGACCCAGTACGTTCCGTTGCAAGCGGTGCCCACCACCCTGGTGCTGGATAGGCAGGGCAGGGTCGCGGCACGCATTCTGGGTGCTGCAGAAAAAAGTACGCTCAAGGCCCTGATCGATACCGCCCTCACCGAGGCCCTGTGATGCTTTCATCGCTCGTTGCTTCCCTCGCAATTCCTGCACAGGGGGGCAACCAGTTTGCAGAGATTGTGCAGGACAGTTCGCTGATCCTCGCGGTCCCCGTCGCCATCCTTGCGGGACTGGTCTCCTTCCTGTCCCCGTGCGTGCTGCCCTTGGTGCCTGGCTACCTGGGTTACGTCACCGGCCTGTCCGGCGCCGACCTCGCCGAACAGAAGCGTGGTCGCATGGTCGCGGGCATTGGGCTGTTCATCCTCGGTTTCACTGCCGTCTTTGTCCTGGCGGGCGTGGTCTTTTCACAGATCGCCGTCTGGATGAGATTCGAAGGTTCTTGGGTCACCCAACTCCTGGGCGTGCTGGTGATCCTCATGGGAGTGGTGTTCATGGGCGGTTTCTCGTTCATGCAACGCGATGCGAAGATCCACCGCAAACCGCCCGCAGGACTCTGGGGTGCCCCGGTTCTCGGTGTCACCTTCGGCCTGGGCTGGGCACCGTGCATTGGGCCCACGCTGGCGGCAGTCCTGGCGATGAGCACAGGCATTGATCCCAACCCCGCCAAGGGCGCCTTGTTGACGTTCTTCTACTGCATGGGCTTGGGCCTGCCGTTTGTTTTCATCGCACTTGGTCTGCGCCGCGGAATGGGCACCATGAAGTTCTTCCGCCGGCACCAGCTGGCGATCATGCGCTTCGGCGGCGGCATGTTAATACTGCTGGGACTCCTGATGGCCACCGGCCTGTGGGGTTCGTGGGTCACGCAATTGCAGGACTGGTTCACCAACGAGGTCAGGTTGCCCATCTAATGGCGAAAAAAGTTTCTAAAAAAGACATTGCGGTCCCGGCCCTCGGGTTCCTTGGGATGCTCCGCTGGGCCTGGACCCAGCTCACCAGCATGCGCACCGCACTCTTCCTGCTGCTGCTCCTGGCGGTGGCGGCGGTGCCCGGCTCGCTCTTTCCCCAGCGCTCGGTGAACCCGGAGCAGGTGACCACCTATCTGGCCAACAAGCCGGTGCTTGGCCAGTGGCTTGACCGCTTCCAGCTCTTTGATGTCTATTCCTCGGTGTGGTTCTCGGCGATCTACCTGCTGCTGTTCATCTCCCTGATCGGGTGCATCCTGCCCCGGGTCAAGAAGCACGCCAAGGCGCTGCGCACACCGCCGCCACGGACGCCTTCGCGGCTGGACCGCCTGCCGCAGAATGGAGCCATCCGGATCCAGCCGGCCTCCGAGTCCGGTCTCAGCGACGCGCAAATCGCCAGGGAAGCCGCGGCGCTCTTGAAGAAACGCGGATACCGCTCCGAAGCCCGCACCGAGGGGGCCAACCCGTCGGTCGGCGCGGAACGGGGATACACCCGGGAAATCGGCAACCTCCTGTTCCACACATCTCTGGTGGGACTCCTGGCCTCGGTGGGTATCGGTGGGGCGTTTGGCTACAACGGGCAGCACCTGTTGGTCGAGGGGGACACGTTCGTCAACTCCCTGGTGTCCTACGACGCTTTCACGCCCGGCACTTGGTTCCAGGAAGACTCCTTGGACCCCTACTCGGTGAAGCTCGAGAAGTTCAACGTCACCTTCGACCGCGAATCGACCACGCACTTCGGCCAGCCCCTCGATTTCACCGCCGAGGTCGAAACCCGTCGCAGCCCCGGTGCGGAACCCGAAAAGGAAACGATCCGAGTCAACCACCCGCTGCGCATCGATGGCGCGGACATGTACCTGGTCGGCAACGGCTACGCACCGGTGGTCACCGTACGTGACGGCAACGGTGACGTTGCCTTCAGCGGCCCGGTGGTCTCCGTGCCGCAGGATGGCATGTACACCTCCCTGATGGTCATCAAGGCCCCCGATGCGAAGCCGGACCAGCTGGGGTTCCAGGGATTTCTGCTGCCCACCGCGATGACGGACGAGACAGGGTTCGCGATTTCCGGGGACCCGAACGCCATTAACCCGCAGCTCCAGCTGAATTCCTACTATGGGGACCTGGGGCTGGATGACGGCATGCCGCAAAACGTCTACGTGCTGGAAACCGACCGGCTCACCGAGATGAACAACCGCGACCTCGAGGCCGGCGGCATCGTGCTAGGTGCCGGGCAGACCTACGAATTGCCCGACGGCAAGGGAAGCATTTCCTTTGACGGACTCAAGCGCTATATCGGCGTGGACATCGCCTACGACCCGAGCAGGCGCCCCGTCGCGGTCTTTGCAGCCCTTTCACTGTTGGGATTGGGCATCTCGCTCTTCACCCCGCGTCGCCGTGCTTGGGTGAAAATCAAGACCTCCGTTGACGGCTCGGGCCGTGAAGAGCGGGTCATCGAATACGGATTGCTGGCCCGCGGAGAAGACCACGGACTTGAATCCGAGGCCAAGGAGCTGCGCAAGCTCCTTGAACAGCAGTGGCCCGCCGTTGAGCGAGCCGGAGTCTAGGAGACCGAATGGAAAACGACATGCCCACGATCAACGTGGCCCTGGGACAATACAGCGACCTGTTCATGTTGCTGTCGGCTCTTGTGTATGCGGCAGCCTTCGTCGCCTTCGCGTGGGACCTTGCGAAGTCAAGCAAGCTCATCCGGGAGATCGACGCCGCCACCCTCGCCTCGGAAAAGAAGGTGCTGGTCGCGGCCGGGGCGACCGACTCCCCGCCTGCGGACAGATCGACCCATGAGTTGGTCAACGATTCCATGGACTACACCGTCGCTTCCACAAAGCGCATGGCGGCCAAGGTCGCGGTCTCACTGACCTGGCTCGGTGTGCTCATGCAGGGCTTTGCCGTGGTTGCCAGGGCCATTGCGGCGGCCCGGGTGCCGTGGGGCAACATGTACGAATTCTTGTCCACCGGCTCCTTCCTGGTCGCCCTCGTCTTTTCGCTGGTGCTGGTGAAGAAAGACCTGCGCTTCATGGGCACTTTCGTCATCGGCCTGGTCACCGTGATGCTGTGCGGCGCCACCATGGGCTTCCCCACCCCGGTTGCCCACCTGGTGCCCGCCCTGCAGAGCTACTGGCTGATCATCCACGTCTCCATTGCGGTGTTGGCCTCGGCCCTGTTCACCATCACCTTCGCCATGAACGTCCTTCAGCTGGTGCAACACGCCAGGATGGATGCGCTGGCTACCGGCAAGAGCGACAAGCTGCCGTTCATGCGCCTGGTCCCCGGTGCCGCCGCCCTCGAAAACTTTGCATACCGCATCAATGCCGTGGCGTTCGTGATGTGGACGTTCACCGTGATGGCCGGTGCCATTTGGGCCGAGGCCGCATGGGGTCGCTACTGGGGCTGGGACACCAAGGAAGTCTGGAGTTTCGTCATTTGGGTTGTCTACGCCGGCTAC
Encoded here:
- a CDS encoding TlpA family protein disulfide reductase, producing the protein MTDPLPSPLKHAGRRTFLRVAALAAAALPLAACSGGEDSLAKQAREGNNKNYIAGDGSVEEYGPESRTAPVKISAVAYDGTTIDSATWVGQATVLNFWYAACAPCRIEAPHLVELSSEYEGKVEFIGINVRDEKEAAEAFERTFGITYPSVQDTQGAIQLAMTQYVPLQAVPTTLVLDRQGRVAARILGAAEKSTLKALIDTALTEAL
- a CDS encoding cytochrome c biogenesis CcdA family protein encodes the protein MLSSLVASLAIPAQGGNQFAEIVQDSSLILAVPVAILAGLVSFLSPCVLPLVPGYLGYVTGLSGADLAEQKRGRMVAGIGLFILGFTAVFVLAGVVFSQIAVWMRFEGSWVTQLLGVLVILMGVVFMGGFSFMQRDAKIHRKPPAGLWGAPVLGVTFGLGWAPCIGPTLAAVLAMSTGIDPNPAKGALLTFFYCMGLGLPFVFIALGLRRGMGTMKFFRRHQLAIMRFGGGMLILLGLLMATGLWGSWVTQLQDWFTNEVRLPI
- the resB gene encoding cytochrome c biogenesis protein ResB — translated: MAKKVSKKDIAVPALGFLGMLRWAWTQLTSMRTALFLLLLLAVAAVPGSLFPQRSVNPEQVTTYLANKPVLGQWLDRFQLFDVYSSVWFSAIYLLLFISLIGCILPRVKKHAKALRTPPPRTPSRLDRLPQNGAIRIQPASESGLSDAQIAREAAALLKKRGYRSEARTEGANPSVGAERGYTREIGNLLFHTSLVGLLASVGIGGAFGYNGQHLLVEGDTFVNSLVSYDAFTPGTWFQEDSLDPYSVKLEKFNVTFDRESTTHFGQPLDFTAEVETRRSPGAEPEKETIRVNHPLRIDGADMYLVGNGYAPVVTVRDGNGDVAFSGPVVSVPQDGMYTSLMVIKAPDAKPDQLGFQGFLLPTAMTDETGFAISGDPNAINPQLQLNSYYGDLGLDDGMPQNVYVLETDRLTEMNNRDLEAGGIVLGAGQTYELPDGKGSISFDGLKRYIGVDIAYDPSRRPVAVFAALSLLGLGISLFTPRRRAWVKIKTSVDGSGREERVIEYGLLARGEDHGLESEAKELRKLLEQQWPAVERAGV
- the ccsB gene encoding c-type cytochrome biogenesis protein CcsB, which gives rise to MPTINVALGQYSDLFMLLSALVYAAAFVAFAWDLAKSSKLIREIDAATLASEKKVLVAAGATDSPPADRSTHELVNDSMDYTVASTKRMAAKVAVSLTWLGVLMQGFAVVARAIAAARVPWGNMYEFLSTGSFLVALVFSLVLVKKDLRFMGTFVIGLVTVMLCGATMGFPTPVAHLVPALQSYWLIIHVSIAVLASALFTITFAMNVLQLVQHARMDALATGKSDKLPFMRLVPGAAALENFAYRINAVAFVMWTFTVMAGAIWAEAAWGRYWGWDTKEVWSFVIWVVYAGYLHARATGGWTGARSAWLSIIGYLCLVFNFTVVNLYFNGLHSYAGV